The Archocentrus centrarchus isolate MPI-CPG fArcCen1 chromosome 7, fArcCen1, whole genome shotgun sequence genome window below encodes:
- the emc1 gene encoding ER membrane protein complex subunit 1 isoform X2: protein MAKLILLWLKCILLYNTVEAVFEDQVGKFDWRQQYVGKVRFSHFDTHVQSSKKVLVATEKNVFAAFNTRTGELFWRHVDKSGPEGNIDALLQHGQDAILVVGNGRLLRSWDVSVGGLNWEIVLDSGSFQKACLVGQQGTVKHVAVLKKTVISLHYLSNGHQKWIENLPESETVDYQTVYSGGNGEVYVLGVVPHSHIAIITYSIEDGEIIKQISIEAPWLSNIESSCAVVGQGMLLCVDSVTPSLYMHDLHLNMHNHQMTQIPLQSLGLEVAPGFQPVLVSHQPNSGHQPLSEFFLQLGPDNYVLLQLNNGQIVTLRDFKPALLVSFATTGEKTVTAVMSPKNKTACSINLFSAETGRRLLDTTLIFIMDPNGGKPEKIYIQTFLKKDDSVGYRAMVQTEDHTLTFIQQPGRVMWTREEALSDVVTMEMVDLPLTGTQAELEGEFGKKADGLMSMVLKRLSSQLILLQAWIAHLWKLFYDARKPRSQVKNEVTIENLSRDEFNLQKMMVMVTASGKLFGIDSKTGSILWRHYLDNVPSNAVFKLMVQRTTAHFPHPPQCTLLIKDKDTGLTTLHVFNPIFGKKSQVTPPALPRPVLQSLMLPLMDQDYAKVLLLVDDQYKVSAFPSTKNVLQQLQEMASSIFFYLVDSSQGTLSGYRLRTDLSTEQIWEVIIPTEIQRIVSVKGKRPNEHVHSQGRVMGDRSVLYKYLNPNLLAVVTESTDTHQERSFVGIILIDGVTGRIIHEAVQRKTRGPVHVVHSENWVVYEYWSTKSRRNEFSVIELYEGMELYNSTVFSSLDRPHAPQVLQQSYIFPSAISTMEATLTEKGITSRHLLIGLPSGGILSLPKMFLDPRRPEIVSEQSREENLIPYAPELMIRTEWFINYNQTISRVRGIYTSPSGLESTCLVVAYGLDIYQTRVYPSKQFDVLKDDYDYMLISSVLLALFFATMISKRLAEVKLLNRAWR, encoded by the exons ATGGCAAAGCTAATTTTGCTTTGGCTTAAATGTATCCTTTTATACAACACTGTCGAGGCTGTGTTTGAGGATCAAGTAGGAAAATTTGACTG GAGGCAGCAGTATGTAGGCAAAGTTCGCTTTTCTCATTTTGACACACACGTGCAGTCATCCAAAAAGGTGCTTGTAGCaacagagaaaaatgtttttgctgcaTTCAATACAAGGACCGGAGAGCTCT TCTGGCGACATGTGGATAAGTCTGGGCCGGAGGGAAACATTGATGCTCTTTTGCAGCATGGacagg ATGCAATCCTAGTGGTTGGTAATGGTCGTCTGCTGCGATCCTGGGATGTCAGTGTTGGTGGTTTGAACTGGGAAATTGTGCTCGACTCTGGCAG ttTCCAGAAAGCATGTCTTGTGGGACAGCAAGGGACAGTCAAACATGTGGCTGTTTTGAAAAAAaccgtcatctccctccattaCCTTTCTAATGGCCATCAAAAATGGATAGAAAATCTACCAGAAAG TGAGACTGTGGATTACCAGACTGTTTATTCTGGAGGAAATGGTGAAGTGTATGTGTTGGGAGTTGTTCCCCATTCCCACATTGCTATTATTACTTACAGCATTGAGGATGGAGAGATAATCAAGCAG ATCTCCATCGAAGCTCCGTGGCTGTCCAACATAGAGTCTAGCTGTGCAGTGGTTGGCCAGGGGATGTTGCTTTGTGTAGATTCTGTAACTCCATCACTATACATGCATGACTTACACCTAAATATGCACAATCATCAGATGACCCAGATCCCCCTGCAG TCACTAGGACTTGAAGTAGCTCCAGGCTTTCAGCCGGTCCTGGTGTCGCATCAGCCCAACTCAGGTCATCAGCCGCTGTCTGAGTTCTTCCTTCAGCTCGGCCCTGATAACTACGTGCTTCTCCAGCTCAACAATGGTCAGATAGTTACACTCAGGGATTTCAAGCCA gccTTGCTGGTTTCATTTGCAACCACTGGAGAGAAGACTGTTACTGCTGTTATGTCCCCCAAGAATAAAACA GCCTGCAGTATTAACCTCTTTAGTGCTGAAACTGGACGAAGACTtctagacacaacactgattttTATCATGGATCCTAATGGTGGGAAACCAGAGAAG ATCTACATACAGACATTCTTGAAGAAAGATGACTCCGTAGGCTACAGGGCCATGGTGCAAACAGAAGACCACACACTCACTTTCATACAACAGCCAG GGCGTGTGATGTGGACAAGAGAGGAGGCCTTGTCAGATGTGGTGACAATGGAAATGGTGGATCTGCCTCTCACTGGAACgcaggctgagctggagggAGAGTTTGGCAAAAAGGCCG ATGGGCTGATGTCTATGGTGTTGAAGAGGCTCTCCTCTCAGCTCATCTTGCTGCAGGCCTGGATCGCTCACCTCTGGAAGCTGTTCTATGACGCACGCAAGCCTCGCAGTCAAGTTAAAAACGAAGTCACCATCGAGAACCTTTCCAGAGATGAGTTCAACTTGCAGAAGATGATGGTCATGGTTACTGCGTCTGGAAAA CTCTTTGGGATTGACAGTAAGACGGGCAGTATTTTATGGAGGCACTACCTGGATAACGTCCCATCTAATGCAGTGTTCAAACTGATGGTGCAGCGAACAACTGCACATTTCCCTCATCCTCCGCAGTGCACACTGCTCATCAAAGATAAG GACACAGGACTCACCACACTGCATGTATTTAACCCCATCTTTGGAAAGAAGAGTCAGGTCACTCCACCTGCTCTACCTCGGCCAGTACTTCAGTCACTCATGTTGCCCCTCATGGACCAGGATTATGCTAAGGTTTTGCTTCTAGTTGATGATCAGTACAAG GTGTCAGCATTTCCTTCTACAAAGAATGTACTGCAGCAGCTCCAGGAAATGGCTTCATCCATATTCTTTTATCTTGTTGACTCCAGCCAGGGAACACTTTCTGGTTACAGACTTAGGACG gacTTGTCAACCGAGCAGATCTGGGAAGTCATCATTCCAACTGAGATACAGAGGATTGTCTCTGTCAAAGGCAAAAGGCCTAATGAACATGTGCACTCCCAAGGTAGAGTAATGGGAGACCGCAGTGTTCTCTATAAG TACCTGAACCCCAATCTACTGGCTGTAGTGACCGAGAGCACAGACACGCATCAGGAGCGCAGCTTTGTCGGGATCATCCTGATTGATGGCGTGACCGGTCGCATCATCCACGAGGCTGTTCAGAGAAAAACCAGAGGACCGGTGCATGTTGTGCACTCTGAAAACTGGGTGGTG TATGAATACTGGAGCACAAAGTCGCGTAGGAACGAGTTCTCTGTAATTGAACTCTATGAAGGAATGGAACTGTACAACAGCACTGTATTCAGCTCGCTGGATCGACCACACGCTCCTCAGGTTCTTCAGCAGTCTTATATTTTCCCCTCTGCCATTTCTACCATGGAGGCCACCCTGACTGAAAAGGGCATCACCAGCCGCCATCTGCTCA TTGGCTTGCCATCTGGAGGGATTTTGTCATTACCAAAGATGTTCCTCGACCCACGCAGGCCAGAAATAGTATCTGAGCAAAGCCG TGAGGAGAACCTGATACCCTATGCTCCAGAGCTGATGATCCGTACAGAGTGGTTCATCAACTATAATCAGACTATATCAAGAGTGCGAGGTATTTACACTTCACCGTCCGGACTGGAGTCAACCTGCCTG gttGTGGCATATGGTCTTGACATCTACCAGACACGTGTGTATCCCTCAAAGCAGTTTGACGTACTAAAAGATGACTACGACTACATGCTGATTAGTAGCGTACTCCTTGCCCTTTTCTTTGCCACCATGATCAGCAAACGCCTGGCAGAGGTCAAACTGCTCAACCGGGCCTGGCGGTAA
- the errfi1b gene encoding ERBB receptor feedback inhibitor 1, whose amino-acid sequence MAGSQNNVWRQHDLNRVCFGLSADAEQNLKELQQQQMAKEFNSNLSLSQPPFYSDSCRLASDNILLPSEGDQVVPSSLRQTVFGSDQREAKPLPPLPDPEELMSDEAADNEVEFFTSDRRPLLPKSCPKPMCRSSNKDFGQVNYAYQESSLRAGDAEVGSMAFSWPSREDRPAFGGGRFGANIWSLRHQRDENHPVLSAVGDTSEVKQPDHHLSSRIQFSCSGPIAQPPWSTSKPQIPPRIPIPPKPAALSKTGNDEDKPPKIPPRVPLVPPCPPRTPSPKSLPIYINGVMPATQSFAANPKYVSKALLRQHSDREPPATQFSPCIVPILKDGRKASATHYILLPPGRPPNAERRERLLSEPAKAGSSSFWQKR is encoded by the exons ATGGCCGGGAGTCAGAATAATGTCTGGAGACAGCATGACCTGAACAG AGTGTGCTTCGGCCTGAGTGCTGACGCAGAGCAAAACCTGAAGGAGCTTCAACAACAGCAAATGGCCAAGGAGTTCAACT ccaacctctctctctcccagccTCCATTTTACTCTGATTCCTGCCGCCTAGCATCTGATAACATACTGCTGCCCAGTGAGGGAGACCAGGTGGTCCCTTCTTCCCTGAGACAGACAGTGTTTGGGAGTGATCAGAGGGAGGCCAAACCCCTGCCACCTCTGCCAGACCCTGAGGAGCTTATGTCAGATGAAGCAGCTGATAATGAGGTTGAGTTCTTTACCAGTGACCGACGCCCCCTTTTGCCCAAAAGCTGCCCTAAGCCCATGTGCAGGAGCAGCAACAAAGACTTTGGCCAAGTAAATTATGCCTACCAAGAGAGTTCATTGAGGGCTGGAGATGCTGAGGTTGGCTCCATGGCTTTTTCTTGGCCAAGCAGAGAGGACCGACCAGCGTTTGGAGGAGGCAGGTTTGGAGCCAACATCTGGTCTCTTCGTCACCAGAGAGATGAAAACCACCCTGTGCTGTCAGCAGTTGGGGATACTTCTGAAGTCAAACAGCCAGACCACCACCTATCATCTAGAATCCAGTTTTCTTGCTCGGGTCCTATCGCTCAACCACCGTGGTCCACCAGCAAGCCACAAATCCCTCCACGTATCCCCATCCCACCGAAACCTGCTGCACTTTCAAAGACTGGGAATGATGAAGACAAGCCTCCCAAAATCCCTCCTAGGGTCCCTTTAGTCCCACCCTGCCCACCACGCACCCCAAGCCCTAAAAGTCTTCCAATCTATATCAACGGAGTGATGCCTGCCACTCAGAGTTTTGCTGCTAACCCAAAATATGTTAGTAAGGCATTACTGAGACAGCACAGTGACAGGGAGCCACCTGCAACCCAGTTTTCTCCCTGCATTGTTCCCATTTTGAAGGATGGCAGAAAGGCCAGCGCAACACACTACATCCTGCTGCCGCCGGGCCGACCTCCAAACGCAGAGAGACGAGAAAGACTCCTGAGTGAACCGGCTAAGGCAGGAAGCAGCAGCTTCTGGCAGAAAAGGTAG
- the emc1 gene encoding ER membrane protein complex subunit 1 isoform X1: MAKLILLWLKCILLYNTVEAVFEDQVGKFDWRQQYVGKVRFSHFDTHVQSSKKVLVATEKNVFAAFNTRTGELFWRHVDKSGPEGNIDALLQHGQDAILVVGNGRLLRSWDVSVGGLNWEIVLDSGSFQKACLVGQQGTVKHVAVLKKTVISLHYLSNGHQKWIENLPESETVDYQTVYSGGNGEVYVLGVVPHSHIAIITYSIEDGEIIKQISIEAPWLSNIESSCAVVGQGMLLCVDSVTPSLYMHDLHLNMHNHQMTQIPLQSLGLEVAPGFQPVLVSHQPNSGHQPLSEFFLQLGPDNYVLLQLNNGQIVTLRDFKPALLVSFATTGEKTVTAVMSPKNKTACSINLFSAETGRRLLDTTLIFIMDPNGGKPEKIYIQTFLKKDDSVGYRAMVQTEDHTLTFIQQPGRVMWTREEALSDVVTMEMVDLPLTGTQAELEGEFGKKAAIQDGLMSMVLKRLSSQLILLQAWIAHLWKLFYDARKPRSQVKNEVTIENLSRDEFNLQKMMVMVTASGKLFGIDSKTGSILWRHYLDNVPSNAVFKLMVQRTTAHFPHPPQCTLLIKDKDTGLTTLHVFNPIFGKKSQVTPPALPRPVLQSLMLPLMDQDYAKVLLLVDDQYKVSAFPSTKNVLQQLQEMASSIFFYLVDSSQGTLSGYRLRTDLSTEQIWEVIIPTEIQRIVSVKGKRPNEHVHSQGRVMGDRSVLYKYLNPNLLAVVTESTDTHQERSFVGIILIDGVTGRIIHEAVQRKTRGPVHVVHSENWVVYEYWSTKSRRNEFSVIELYEGMELYNSTVFSSLDRPHAPQVLQQSYIFPSAISTMEATLTEKGITSRHLLIGLPSGGILSLPKMFLDPRRPEIVSEQSREENLIPYAPELMIRTEWFINYNQTISRVRGIYTSPSGLESTCLVVAYGLDIYQTRVYPSKQFDVLKDDYDYMLISSVLLALFFATMISKRLAEVKLLNRAWR, encoded by the exons ATGGCAAAGCTAATTTTGCTTTGGCTTAAATGTATCCTTTTATACAACACTGTCGAGGCTGTGTTTGAGGATCAAGTAGGAAAATTTGACTG GAGGCAGCAGTATGTAGGCAAAGTTCGCTTTTCTCATTTTGACACACACGTGCAGTCATCCAAAAAGGTGCTTGTAGCaacagagaaaaatgtttttgctgcaTTCAATACAAGGACCGGAGAGCTCT TCTGGCGACATGTGGATAAGTCTGGGCCGGAGGGAAACATTGATGCTCTTTTGCAGCATGGacagg ATGCAATCCTAGTGGTTGGTAATGGTCGTCTGCTGCGATCCTGGGATGTCAGTGTTGGTGGTTTGAACTGGGAAATTGTGCTCGACTCTGGCAG ttTCCAGAAAGCATGTCTTGTGGGACAGCAAGGGACAGTCAAACATGTGGCTGTTTTGAAAAAAaccgtcatctccctccattaCCTTTCTAATGGCCATCAAAAATGGATAGAAAATCTACCAGAAAG TGAGACTGTGGATTACCAGACTGTTTATTCTGGAGGAAATGGTGAAGTGTATGTGTTGGGAGTTGTTCCCCATTCCCACATTGCTATTATTACTTACAGCATTGAGGATGGAGAGATAATCAAGCAG ATCTCCATCGAAGCTCCGTGGCTGTCCAACATAGAGTCTAGCTGTGCAGTGGTTGGCCAGGGGATGTTGCTTTGTGTAGATTCTGTAACTCCATCACTATACATGCATGACTTACACCTAAATATGCACAATCATCAGATGACCCAGATCCCCCTGCAG TCACTAGGACTTGAAGTAGCTCCAGGCTTTCAGCCGGTCCTGGTGTCGCATCAGCCCAACTCAGGTCATCAGCCGCTGTCTGAGTTCTTCCTTCAGCTCGGCCCTGATAACTACGTGCTTCTCCAGCTCAACAATGGTCAGATAGTTACACTCAGGGATTTCAAGCCA gccTTGCTGGTTTCATTTGCAACCACTGGAGAGAAGACTGTTACTGCTGTTATGTCCCCCAAGAATAAAACA GCCTGCAGTATTAACCTCTTTAGTGCTGAAACTGGACGAAGACTtctagacacaacactgattttTATCATGGATCCTAATGGTGGGAAACCAGAGAAG ATCTACATACAGACATTCTTGAAGAAAGATGACTCCGTAGGCTACAGGGCCATGGTGCAAACAGAAGACCACACACTCACTTTCATACAACAGCCAG GGCGTGTGATGTGGACAAGAGAGGAGGCCTTGTCAGATGTGGTGACAATGGAAATGGTGGATCTGCCTCTCACTGGAACgcaggctgagctggagggAGAGTTTGGCAAAAAGGCCG CCATTCAAG ATGGGCTGATGTCTATGGTGTTGAAGAGGCTCTCCTCTCAGCTCATCTTGCTGCAGGCCTGGATCGCTCACCTCTGGAAGCTGTTCTATGACGCACGCAAGCCTCGCAGTCAAGTTAAAAACGAAGTCACCATCGAGAACCTTTCCAGAGATGAGTTCAACTTGCAGAAGATGATGGTCATGGTTACTGCGTCTGGAAAA CTCTTTGGGATTGACAGTAAGACGGGCAGTATTTTATGGAGGCACTACCTGGATAACGTCCCATCTAATGCAGTGTTCAAACTGATGGTGCAGCGAACAACTGCACATTTCCCTCATCCTCCGCAGTGCACACTGCTCATCAAAGATAAG GACACAGGACTCACCACACTGCATGTATTTAACCCCATCTTTGGAAAGAAGAGTCAGGTCACTCCACCTGCTCTACCTCGGCCAGTACTTCAGTCACTCATGTTGCCCCTCATGGACCAGGATTATGCTAAGGTTTTGCTTCTAGTTGATGATCAGTACAAG GTGTCAGCATTTCCTTCTACAAAGAATGTACTGCAGCAGCTCCAGGAAATGGCTTCATCCATATTCTTTTATCTTGTTGACTCCAGCCAGGGAACACTTTCTGGTTACAGACTTAGGACG gacTTGTCAACCGAGCAGATCTGGGAAGTCATCATTCCAACTGAGATACAGAGGATTGTCTCTGTCAAAGGCAAAAGGCCTAATGAACATGTGCACTCCCAAGGTAGAGTAATGGGAGACCGCAGTGTTCTCTATAAG TACCTGAACCCCAATCTACTGGCTGTAGTGACCGAGAGCACAGACACGCATCAGGAGCGCAGCTTTGTCGGGATCATCCTGATTGATGGCGTGACCGGTCGCATCATCCACGAGGCTGTTCAGAGAAAAACCAGAGGACCGGTGCATGTTGTGCACTCTGAAAACTGGGTGGTG TATGAATACTGGAGCACAAAGTCGCGTAGGAACGAGTTCTCTGTAATTGAACTCTATGAAGGAATGGAACTGTACAACAGCACTGTATTCAGCTCGCTGGATCGACCACACGCTCCTCAGGTTCTTCAGCAGTCTTATATTTTCCCCTCTGCCATTTCTACCATGGAGGCCACCCTGACTGAAAAGGGCATCACCAGCCGCCATCTGCTCA TTGGCTTGCCATCTGGAGGGATTTTGTCATTACCAAAGATGTTCCTCGACCCACGCAGGCCAGAAATAGTATCTGAGCAAAGCCG TGAGGAGAACCTGATACCCTATGCTCCAGAGCTGATGATCCGTACAGAGTGGTTCATCAACTATAATCAGACTATATCAAGAGTGCGAGGTATTTACACTTCACCGTCCGGACTGGAGTCAACCTGCCTG gttGTGGCATATGGTCTTGACATCTACCAGACACGTGTGTATCCCTCAAAGCAGTTTGACGTACTAAAAGATGACTACGACTACATGCTGATTAGTAGCGTACTCCTTGCCCTTTTCTTTGCCACCATGATCAGCAAACGCCTGGCAGAGGTCAAACTGCTCAACCGGGCCTGGCGGTAA